From a region of the Longimicrobiaceae bacterium genome:
- the hflX gene encoding GTPase HflX, translating into MVGRRDLIELEEPREKAVLVGAPLKTVPPRLAEEHLQELERLVDTAGAEVVGKLLQRLDSPHPKYFLGEGKAEELRDLVKEVGGTLVIFDEELTPAQGKNLEDLLGTRVMDRAEVILDIFATRARTAEAKLQVELAQLQYMLPRLTRMWAHLSRVRGGIGMRGPGETQLETDRRMINHRISRLREELERVGRRRETQRKGREAIFKAALVGYTNAGKSSLLRSLSGTDAFVEDRLFATLDAATRLVDLGDGYEALVTDTVGFIRKLPHHLVASFRATLEETLNADLLLHVIDISHPGWEEQKEVVDEVLEDLGLSHRPQVLVFNKVDRLTHAEEEVWRQRAAALFTRPSVFVTSMEEGGVEPLRDLLRDRVRGRNREVEILLPVTSGGMLAEIYREGEVLGREVEGNGISLRARLPEAVLGRLRQHPGVKIHDGA; encoded by the coding sequence ATGGTAGGTCGGCGTGATCTGATAGAGCTCGAGGAGCCCCGAGAGAAGGCAGTGCTTGTCGGCGCTCCCTTGAAGACGGTGCCTCCGCGCCTGGCAGAAGAGCACCTGCAGGAGCTGGAGCGCCTGGTTGATACCGCTGGTGCCGAGGTCGTGGGTAAGCTGCTGCAGCGGCTGGACTCCCCGCATCCGAAGTACTTTCTCGGTGAGGGAAAGGCGGAGGAGCTGCGCGACCTGGTGAAGGAGGTCGGGGGCACGCTGGTGATCTTCGACGAGGAGCTCACCCCCGCTCAGGGAAAGAACCTCGAGGATCTGCTGGGCACCCGGGTGATGGACCGCGCCGAGGTGATTCTCGACATCTTCGCAACCCGGGCGCGTACCGCGGAGGCGAAGCTCCAGGTAGAGCTCGCCCAGCTACAGTACATGCTGCCGCGCCTCACCCGGATGTGGGCGCACCTCTCGCGCGTACGGGGTGGTATTGGCATGCGAGGCCCCGGTGAGACCCAGCTCGAGACCGACCGGCGTATGATCAATCATCGGATCAGCCGCCTGAGGGAGGAGCTCGAGCGGGTGGGGCGTCGCCGTGAGACCCAGCGCAAGGGCCGGGAGGCGATCTTCAAGGCGGCGCTGGTGGGATACACGAACGCAGGCAAGTCGTCGCTCCTGCGCTCGCTCTCCGGGACCGACGCCTTCGTCGAGGACCGTCTCTTCGCCACCCTCGACGCGGCTACCCGCCTGGTCGATCTGGGTGACGGGTACGAAGCGCTCGTCACCGACACGGTTGGCTTCATCCGCAAGCTGCCGCACCACCTGGTGGCCTCCTTCCGAGCCACCCTGGAGGAGACCCTCAACGCCGACCTGCTTCTGCACGTGATCGACATCTCCCACCCGGGATGGGAGGAGCAGAAGGAAGTCGTGGACGAGGTACTCGAGGACCTCGGGCTGTCGCACCGCCCGCAGGTGCTGGTCTTCAACAAGGTCGACCGCTTGACCCACGCGGAGGAAGAGGTCTGGCGACAGCGTGCCGCCGCGCTGTTCACTCGCCCGTCCGTGTTCGTGACCAGCATGGAAGAGGGAGGCGTCGAACCGCTGCGGGACCTGCTGCGCGACCGGGTTCGCGGCCGCAATCGCGAGGTGGAGATCCTGCTGCCGGTTACCAGCGGAGGCATGCTCGCGGAGATCTATCGGGAGGGTGAGGTTCTCGGCCGGGAGGTCGAGGGGAACGGGATCAGCCTGCGCGCTCGCCTCCCGGAAGCGGTCCTCGGGCGCCTCCGCCAGCACCCGGGGGTGAAGATCCACGACGGTGCGTGA
- a CDS encoding LEA type 2 family protein, translating into MSLRNYLRPLLVTLVPGLLGACAGSVFHQPEVTLQSVQVGGLGIRGGTLLVNVQVINPNRFSLGADELNYQLSVSDPAATPGDTTWIDFATGTYAQGFTVGARDTAEVQIPVEFSYSALGAASQSLMRAGTFTYRATGTVNVRTPLGGRAVPFRKSGTVSLLGSQ; encoded by the coding sequence ATGAGCTTGCGGAATTACTTGCGTCCTCTCCTGGTGACACTCGTCCCCGGGCTGCTGGGGGCATGCGCGGGATCGGTCTTTCACCAGCCGGAAGTCACACTCCAGTCAGTGCAGGTGGGTGGTCTGGGGATCCGGGGAGGGACCCTGCTGGTCAACGTGCAGGTCATCAATCCGAACCGCTTTTCCCTGGGCGCCGACGAGCTCAATTACCAGCTCTCGGTCAGCGATCCGGCTGCGACGCCTGGGGACACGACGTGGATCGACTTCGCCACCGGAACCTACGCCCAGGGTTTTACCGTAGGGGCACGGGACACGGCGGAGGTCCAGATCCCGGTCGAGTTCAGCTACTCTGCTCTGGGGGCGGCGAGCCAGTCGCTCATGCGCGCCGGCACCTTCACCTATCGTGCGACCGGAACCGTGAACGTACGCACACCCCTGGGTGGACGGGCGGTGCCGTTCCGCAAGAGCGGCACGGTGTCCCTGCTGGGGTCGCAATAA
- a CDS encoding ABC transporter ATP-binding protein, translating to MDRAQGSPRLEVRGLVKGYRKRIVLRRVDLVVAAGEAVAVIGRNGAGKSTLLGCVTGDRLPDAGEVRVCGVDPFSDPVRAAECMGFVPEQPFLYGELTVGEILDFVADARGLPRNEARREGERLLSLLGMAQAESLVCRELSQGMGRKVALTIALLHRPQLIVLDEAFNGLDQASTERLTEELDARRSAGAALLMSSHDLGFLARHCQRGLLLAPEGAAKPLEGEAWQRWTSSPALEVS from the coding sequence GTGGATCGGGCGCAGGGGTCTCCGAGGCTCGAGGTGCGGGGCCTGGTGAAGGGCTATCGAAAGCGGATTGTTCTGCGCAGGGTCGACCTGGTCGTCGCGGCGGGCGAGGCTGTGGCCGTCATAGGCCGCAATGGTGCCGGGAAGTCCACCCTGCTGGGTTGTGTCACCGGCGATCGGCTCCCTGACGCCGGGGAGGTCCGCGTCTGCGGCGTCGACCCGTTCTCGGATCCGGTGCGGGCGGCGGAGTGTATGGGATTCGTTCCCGAGCAGCCGTTTCTGTACGGGGAGCTGACCGTCGGGGAGATCCTGGATTTCGTTGCTGACGCTCGAGGTCTCCCGCGTAATGAGGCGCGCCGAGAGGGGGAGCGGCTCCTTTCCCTACTGGGAATGGCGCAGGCGGAGTCGCTGGTCTGTCGGGAGCTGTCGCAGGGAATGGGGCGGAAGGTGGCGCTGACCATCGCGCTGCTGCACAGGCCGCAGCTCATCGTGCTGGACGAGGCGTTCAACGGGCTCGACCAGGCTTCGACGGAGCGGTTGACGGAGGAGCTCGACGCGCGACGCTCCGCGGGAGCCGCGCTCCTGATGTCGAGCCACGATCTTGGCTTCCTGGCCCGGCACTGTCAGCGCGGCCTGCTCCTTGCCCCCGAAGGGGCTGCCAAGCCGCTCGAAGGGGAAGCGTGGCAGCGCTGGACCTCCTCACCCGCTCTCGAGGTCTCCTGA
- a CDS encoding replication-associated recombination protein A, producing MSDDTLPLFPGDPAAEPAPPAVPGDRSSPAATGDVAHAPLAQRMRPRTLDEIAGQPNLVGPDGTLRRLLHPGPLPSLILHGPPGSGKTTLAYVLARETDAVFVPFSAVSEGVPRLREIVKAAEQHRKAGRRTILFVDEIHRLNKGQQDFLLPYVESGLLTLIGATTEHPAFEVNAALLSRARVIVLEPLDDESLRTLLRRALEDPERGLGQLDLELEADAERAIIDAAGGDARQALNVLEIAAQLVGEGGRVTLEQVREALQVPISKYDTTTAFQMLSAFHKSLRASQASAALYWAARMIRSGEDPLVLFRRLVAAAYEDVGLADPRAGMVATQAMIAFERLGLPEGLLPLSNAIVYVASAPKSNRAYVAMNAAMEAAEATANAPVPLHLRNASTWLMKEWGYHEGYKYAHDYEGGYVEMRCLPEEVTQGDFYQPGELGYEQEIAERMRERGQLDR from the coding sequence ATGTCCGACGACACGCTCCCCCTCTTTCCCGGCGACCCGGCCGCGGAACCCGCGCCCCCTGCCGTGCCCGGCGACCGTTCGTCGCCAGCCGCGACCGGGGACGTTGCGCACGCTCCCCTCGCTCAGCGGATGCGTCCCCGCACCCTGGACGAGATCGCCGGTCAGCCGAATCTGGTCGGCCCCGACGGCACCCTGCGCAGGCTGCTGCACCCGGGCCCGCTTCCCAGCCTGATCCTCCACGGTCCGCCCGGCAGCGGCAAGACGACGCTCGCCTACGTCCTGGCGCGCGAGACCGACGCGGTGTTCGTCCCCTTCAGCGCCGTCAGCGAGGGGGTGCCGCGGCTGCGTGAGATCGTGAAGGCCGCGGAGCAGCACCGCAAAGCGGGGCGGCGCACGATCCTCTTCGTCGACGAGATCCATCGCCTGAACAAAGGGCAGCAGGACTTCCTGCTGCCTTACGTGGAGTCGGGGCTGCTCACCCTGATCGGAGCGACCACCGAGCACCCCGCCTTCGAGGTCAACGCCGCGCTTCTCTCCCGGGCGAGGGTGATCGTCCTCGAACCGCTCGACGACGAGTCCCTGCGTACCCTCCTACGGCGGGCACTCGAGGACCCGGAGCGCGGCCTCGGCCAGCTCGATCTGGAACTGGAGGCGGACGCCGAGCGTGCCATCATCGACGCCGCGGGCGGCGACGCCCGCCAGGCGCTGAATGTTCTGGAGATCGCCGCACAGCTGGTGGGGGAGGGCGGTAGGGTCACGCTGGAGCAGGTGCGGGAGGCCCTGCAGGTGCCGATTTCGAAGTACGATACGACCACCGCCTTCCAGATGCTGTCCGCCTTCCACAAGTCGCTGCGGGCTAGCCAGGCTTCGGCGGCACTGTACTGGGCGGCGCGCATGATCCGGTCGGGTGAGGATCCCCTGGTTCTCTTCCGCCGGCTGGTCGCGGCGGCGTACGAGGACGTGGGCCTCGCCGATCCGCGTGCGGGGATGGTGGCCACGCAGGCGATGATTGCCTTCGAGCGGCTCGGGCTGCCTGAAGGCCTTCTGCCGCTTTCCAACGCCATCGTGTACGTGGCGAGCGCGCCCAAGTCGAACCGTGCCTACGTTGCCATGAACGCGGCGATGGAGGCCGCGGAGGCAACCGCCAATGCCCCGGTGCCTCTGCACCTGCGCAACGCCTCCACCTGGCTGATGAAGGAGTGGGGCTACCACGAGGGCTACAAGTACGCGCACGACTACGAGGGCGGTTACGTGGAGATGCGCTGCCTTCCCGAAGAGGTCACGCAAGGTGACTTCTACCAGCCCGGGGAGCTCGGCTACGAGCAGGAGATCGCCGAGCGGATGCGCGAGCGAGGGCAACTCGACCGGTGA
- a CDS encoding ZIP family metal transporter produces MNAALVYALVAAGANLAGGLVITTASPRGRLSQRLLIGFGAGFMLAVAFLAMAPHALAEGSGGAVGMLVGYLLVHLTQHVFVRHFHFGEETHGHEMVGRWVGIAALLGLLLHTFFDGVAIASGFGVSTELGLLIFTAILLHKIPEGVTIASIMIASGNSSGRALGSVILLGLSTVVGVLLTAYLEPLETHGLALSAGVTIYVAASNLIPEVQKERGLQFAGSVFLGVALYFVAHLILGHG; encoded by the coding sequence TTGAACGCAGCGCTGGTCTACGCCCTCGTCGCCGCGGGGGCCAACCTGGCCGGCGGGCTGGTCATCACGACCGCCTCCCCCCGGGGTCGACTCAGCCAGCGCCTGCTGATCGGGTTCGGCGCGGGATTCATGCTGGCGGTCGCCTTCCTGGCGATGGCGCCCCATGCCCTCGCCGAGGGATCGGGCGGTGCCGTCGGCATGCTCGTGGGCTACTTGCTGGTCCACCTGACCCAGCACGTCTTCGTCCGCCACTTCCACTTCGGTGAGGAGACCCACGGCCACGAGATGGTCGGCCGCTGGGTGGGGATCGCCGCCCTGCTTGGTCTGCTGCTCCACACCTTCTTCGACGGTGTCGCCATCGCCAGCGGGTTCGGGGTGAGCACCGAGCTGGGCCTGCTCATCTTCACTGCCATCCTGCTGCACAAGATTCCCGAGGGCGTGACCATCGCCTCGATCATGATCGCCTCCGGAAACAGCTCGGGGAGGGCCCTCGGCAGCGTGATCCTGCTCGGCCTCTCCACCGTGGTCGGCGTCCTCCTTACCGCCTACCTCGAGCCGCTCGAGACCCACGGGCTGGCGCTCAGCGCGGGCGTTACCATCTATGTAGCCGCCTCCAATCTGATTCCGGAGGTACAGAAGGAGCGTGGCCTGCAGTTCGCAGGGTCGGTCTTTCTCGGAGTGGCGCTGTACTTCGTGGCCCACCTGATCCTGGGACACGGCTGA
- a CDS encoding holo-ACP synthase produces MILGIGLDLTDIPRLERLLERHPGRAHERLFTPREIAYCTSTSRPGQSFAARFAAKEAFFKAVRRGWGQGVTWTEVEVVSAPSGAPHLELHGGARRRADALGVRRVHVSLTHSGDVAAAFVVVEG; encoded by the coding sequence ATGATTCTCGGAATCGGGCTGGATCTGACCGACATTCCCCGTCTCGAGCGCCTTCTGGAGCGGCATCCCGGGCGCGCGCATGAGCGCCTGTTCACTCCGCGCGAGATCGCGTACTGCACGTCGACTTCCCGCCCGGGGCAGTCCTTCGCGGCCCGCTTCGCGGCGAAGGAAGCCTTCTTCAAAGCGGTGCGGCGTGGCTGGGGACAGGGGGTCACCTGGACGGAGGTGGAGGTAGTCTCCGCTCCCAGCGGAGCGCCGCACCTCGAGCTGCACGGGGGCGCTCGCCGGCGTGCGGATGCGTTGGGAGTGCGCCGCGTCCACGTGTCCCTGACCCACAGCGGCGACGTGGCCGCCGCTTTCGTGGTCGTCGAGGGCTAG
- the dacB gene encoding D-alanyl-D-alanine carboxypeptidase/D-alanyl-D-alanine-endopeptidase → MRRLLAPLFLLLLPLATASGQLARPAEARSAADQQLASAPAPEVESLRRDLARIIDAPGWRGDDYGVLVVSLDRGDTLFALNPDLPLAPASNTKLFSTAAALYYLGPDYRYTTYLLADGPILGGVLEGDLILYGTGDPSISRRVYDDPLAPFRALVDSLVAAGVHRVQGDVVGDGSYFDDQWVGPGWEERDLNAWYGAPVGALSFGENVVTLRLRPSSPGRPARVITSPATAGLALENRVMTVRNGQSGVSFERVDGRLVAVGQVRSGTAGIARTLPVVDPANYAAAVLRALLAERGISVGGQVRSVRDPAASRVRFASLGAESGASVPRVIGSHQSPPLAEIVSVTNHVSHNLFAEALLKTVGRAAWGEGSYRAGAAAVQHFLEEELGPEPVSISQVDGSGLSRNNLLTARTAVRLLGYMPESDVWDSYFASLPAAAVPRGLEHRMRGTAAAANLRAKTGTIRRVSALSGYVRTADGELLAFSILANGVPSTARAKQSEDQIGARLAAFSRGDGAAGESVAATRTSSPGLEE, encoded by the coding sequence GTGAGGCGTCTGCTTGCTCCCCTGTTCCTGCTGCTACTGCCCCTCGCGACGGCGTCGGGGCAGCTTGCGCGTCCAGCCGAAGCTCGCTCTGCCGCGGATCAGCAGCTTGCAAGCGCGCCCGCGCCAGAGGTGGAGAGTCTGCGGAGGGATCTCGCCAGGATCATCGACGCTCCGGGCTGGCGGGGGGACGACTACGGGGTGCTGGTAGTTTCGCTGGACCGCGGTGATACACTTTTCGCGCTCAACCCCGACCTCCCCCTGGCCCCGGCCAGCAATACCAAGCTTTTCAGCACTGCGGCTGCGCTCTACTACCTCGGGCCGGACTACCGCTACACCACCTATCTCCTCGCGGACGGACCGATCCTCGGCGGCGTGCTCGAGGGAGACCTGATCCTCTACGGCACCGGCGATCCTTCCATATCCCGCCGCGTGTACGACGACCCGCTGGCGCCCTTTCGAGCCCTGGTGGACTCATTGGTAGCGGCGGGCGTGCATAGGGTTCAGGGGGACGTGGTGGGTGACGGAAGCTACTTCGACGACCAGTGGGTGGGGCCAGGCTGGGAGGAGCGCGACCTCAACGCGTGGTACGGCGCTCCCGTGGGGGCACTCTCGTTCGGGGAGAACGTGGTGACCCTTCGCTTGCGGCCGAGCTCGCCCGGCCGGCCAGCGCGCGTGATCACCTCCCCTGCCACGGCGGGGCTCGCCCTGGAGAACCGGGTGATGACGGTGCGCAACGGCCAGAGTGGCGTCAGCTTCGAGCGCGTGGACGGTCGGCTGGTGGCGGTCGGGCAGGTGCGAAGCGGTACCGCCGGCATCGCCCGCACACTGCCGGTGGTCGATCCCGCGAACTACGCCGCCGCGGTCCTGCGCGCGCTGCTGGCAGAGCGAGGGATCAGCGTCGGGGGCCAGGTGCGATCGGTGCGAGATCCGGCCGCATCCCGGGTGCGCTTCGCCAGCCTCGGCGCGGAAAGCGGTGCATCCGTCCCGCGGGTGATCGGTAGCCACCAGTCGCCTCCCCTCGCCGAGATCGTCTCGGTCACCAACCACGTGAGTCACAACCTCTTTGCCGAGGCGCTTCTGAAGACGGTGGGGCGAGCAGCGTGGGGAGAAGGCAGCTACCGGGCCGGGGCGGCCGCTGTGCAGCACTTCCTCGAGGAGGAGCTGGGGCCCGAGCCCGTGTCCATCTCCCAGGTGGACGGCTCGGGTCTCTCGCGCAACAACCTGCTCACTGCGCGCACGGCGGTGCGGTTACTCGGCTACATGCCGGAGAGCGACGTGTGGGACAGCTACTTCGCTTCGCTACCGGCCGCCGCGGTGCCCCGAGGCCTGGAGCACCGCATGCGGGGCACCGCCGCCGCCGCCAACCTGCGGGCGAAGACCGGGACGATCCGCCGGGTGTCGGCGCTCTCGGGGTACGTGCGGACGGCGGACGGTGAGCTGCTGGCCTTCAGCATCCTTGCCAACGGGGTCCCCTCCACCGCGCGCGCGAAGCAGTCGGAAGACCAGATCGGTGCTCGCCTGGCGGCCTTCTCGCGCGGCGACGGGGCCGCCGGAGAATCCGTGGCCGCGACGCGCACGAGCTCCCCGGGCCTGGAGGAGTGA
- a CDS encoding C40 family peptidase: MDLIQRLEGIVAAVRSELAADPRTAIFEVEVMEEGQAVVVVGVTSEPAAAEALNERIGRIDAQRPLRVEVVRLPLDEERLTHALCVTALAPMLSAPFIGDPQVSQVVLGQRLLVYRQHGRWLQCRSEDGYLGWLHRGYLRLVDEVEARDWLMGVGGEPCMALEAVAIDDHGVRLALLPWGARVLALENGRVRLPDGREVRAEGELVRESERARRFPLIGNRIVETAREWMGTPYVWGGVTRAGVDCSGLVQVVFRAHGLELPRDSDQQALLGDPVDPGPDFSALRAGDLLFFAEEGPRISHVAISRGGGRIIHAAIGNGGVALNDLNGGSGFEEEMRSLFVCARRLIEAADGG; encoded by the coding sequence ATGGACCTGATCCAGAGGCTCGAGGGGATCGTCGCCGCCGTCAGGTCGGAGCTCGCCGCCGATCCGCGCACCGCGATCTTCGAGGTCGAGGTGATGGAGGAGGGGCAGGCGGTCGTCGTCGTGGGCGTGACCTCCGAGCCGGCGGCGGCTGAAGCGCTGAACGAGCGGATCGGACGAATCGACGCCCAGCGGCCGCTCCGGGTCGAGGTGGTGCGCCTGCCGCTGGACGAGGAGCGGCTCACCCACGCGCTCTGCGTGACTGCTCTCGCCCCGATGCTGAGCGCACCGTTCATCGGGGATCCGCAGGTATCGCAGGTCGTGCTCGGGCAGCGCCTGCTGGTCTATCGCCAGCACGGTCGTTGGCTGCAATGCCGCTCAGAGGACGGTTACCTGGGCTGGCTTCACCGCGGCTACCTGCGCCTGGTGGATGAGGTCGAGGCGCGGGACTGGCTGATGGGTGTCGGCGGGGAACCCTGTATGGCGCTCGAGGCCGTAGCGATCGATGACCACGGGGTGCGGCTGGCACTTCTACCCTGGGGTGCCCGCGTGTTGGCCCTCGAGAACGGGCGTGTGCGACTGCCCGACGGGCGCGAGGTGCGGGCCGAGGGAGAGCTCGTACGGGAGTCGGAGAGAGCACGTCGGTTTCCATTGATCGGGAACCGGATCGTGGAGACGGCTCGGGAGTGGATGGGAACCCCGTACGTCTGGGGAGGCGTCACCCGCGCCGGCGTCGACTGCTCCGGCCTCGTACAGGTCGTCTTCCGCGCGCACGGGCTCGAGCTGCCCCGCGATTCCGATCAGCAAGCGCTCCTGGGCGACCCGGTGGATCCTGGTCCGGACTTCAGCGCGCTGCGGGCGGGGGATCTACTCTTTTTTGCGGAGGAGGGCCCGCGCATCTCGCACGTGGCCATCTCACGGGGAGGCGGCCGGATCATCCATGCGGCCATCGGAAACGGGGGCGTCGCCCTCAACGACCTCAACGGCGGTTCGGGCTTCGAGGAGGAGATGCGGAGCCTCTTCGTCTGTGCACGCAGGCTCATTGAGGCCGCGGACGGTGGTTGA
- a CDS encoding aminotransferase class V-fold PLP-dependent enzyme: MTELTLRPPFDVEALRAAEFPELSPGYLNAASFTPLPLRARRAMEELNALRADPCGLPDEKLVEVLARARAAAARLIGASAEEIALGWNTSFGINLAALGLPIRSGSTIVVSDREFPSNVYPWMAAPGARLEIVPTDSQGRPDEARLLERLDRGDVGVFALSSVQFATGYRADLEKFGRFCREREIFFVVDAIQSLGQLPIDVNVACIDILATGGQKWLCAPFGTGFVYVRRALLERIDPVLIGWTGMTASSDLAALTDYRWGLRSDARRFEVATLPFHDFAGFTASLELLQEVGVGRIAAHTRRLLAPVLEWIESRDDVELVSAPDERHRSAILAFRTPGIERVLARLQAAGITCGRREGAIRLSPHFYNDEADVGIALEVLTASSREGWT, encoded by the coding sequence ATGACCGAGCTGACCCTGCGCCCGCCGTTCGACGTCGAAGCCCTTCGCGCCGCCGAGTTCCCGGAGCTCTCTCCGGGCTATCTGAACGCGGCGAGCTTCACGCCCCTCCCATTGCGGGCGCGTCGCGCCATGGAGGAGCTGAACGCGCTCCGTGCCGACCCTTGCGGGCTCCCTGACGAGAAGCTCGTAGAGGTGCTCGCAAGGGCACGCGCCGCGGCAGCCAGGCTCATTGGCGCGAGCGCCGAGGAGATCGCGCTGGGGTGGAATACCAGCTTCGGGATCAACCTCGCGGCGTTGGGGCTGCCGATCCGCTCGGGGTCGACGATCGTGGTGAGCGACCGCGAGTTCCCCAGCAACGTCTACCCCTGGATGGCGGCGCCGGGAGCGCGGCTGGAGATCGTACCCACCGACTCCCAGGGGCGTCCCGACGAGGCGAGGCTCCTCGAGCGGCTCGACCGGGGCGACGTCGGAGTGTTCGCCCTCTCTTCCGTGCAGTTCGCCACCGGCTATCGGGCCGATCTGGAAAAGTTCGGCCGCTTCTGCCGGGAGCGTGAGATCTTCTTCGTGGTCGACGCCATCCAGTCGCTCGGTCAGCTGCCGATCGACGTGAATGTCGCCTGCATCGACATCCTCGCCACCGGTGGGCAGAAATGGCTCTGCGCTCCGTTCGGAACCGGCTTCGTCTACGTTCGCCGAGCCTTGCTGGAGCGGATCGACCCCGTGCTGATCGGGTGGACCGGGATGACTGCCAGCTCCGACCTGGCGGCGCTGACGGACTACCGCTGGGGGCTGCGCTCGGACGCACGGCGCTTCGAGGTGGCGACCCTTCCGTTTCATGATTTCGCGGGCTTCACGGCTTCGCTGGAGCTGCTTCAGGAGGTCGGCGTCGGGCGGATCGCCGCGCATACCCGCCGGCTCCTCGCCCCGGTGCTCGAATGGATCGAATCGCGGGACGACGTGGAGCTCGTGAGCGCTCCCGACGAGCGCCACCGATCTGCCATCCTGGCCTTCCGAACCCCGGGGATCGAGCGGGTCCTGGCGCGCCTTCAGGCAGCCGGGATCACCTGCGGGCGCCGGGAAGGGGCGATCCGGCTGTCGCCCCACTTCTACAATGACGAAGCCGACGTCGGCATCGCCCTTGAGGTGCTGACGGCGAGCAGCAGGGAGGGATGGACCTGA
- a CDS encoding regulatory protein RecX — protein MKIVAIEKVAGARERVRLRLDSGEAVELAAEVVYRAGFRDGEEVASCVLEEALLQDLAWRAREAGLRLLAHRPRTVSELRLRLARKGFPPEVVERCLEELAGKGLLDDGAFAEMFARDRVRLQPRGRRRVLGELRAKGVQAETADAALDQVFAEEEVDELSLARQAARRWRRRSGEDPRRARQRFMAFLARRGFPSEVARRVAEEVLGSEEAADW, from the coding sequence ATGAAAATAGTCGCAATCGAGAAGGTCGCGGGCGCTCGCGAGCGGGTGCGACTGCGGCTTGACAGCGGCGAGGCGGTGGAGCTCGCGGCCGAGGTGGTCTACCGGGCGGGATTCCGTGACGGGGAGGAAGTCGCGTCGTGCGTGCTGGAGGAGGCTCTGCTGCAGGACCTGGCGTGGCGCGCGCGTGAGGCGGGGTTACGCCTGCTGGCGCACCGGCCTCGCACCGTGTCGGAATTGCGGCTGCGGCTTGCGCGCAAGGGCTTTCCGCCGGAGGTGGTGGAGCGCTGTCTGGAGGAGCTCGCCGGCAAGGGCTTACTGGACGACGGCGCTTTTGCAGAGATGTTCGCGCGGGACCGCGTGCGCTTGCAGCCGCGAGGGCGTAGGCGGGTGCTGGGCGAGCTGAGAGCGAAGGGGGTCCAGGCCGAGACCGCCGATGCCGCCCTCGACCAGGTTTTCGCCGAGGAGGAGGTGGACGAGCTCTCGCTCGCGCGGCAGGCTGCGCGGCGGTGGCGGCGGCGATCCGGCGAGGACCCGCGCCGCGCACGTCAGCGGTTCATGGCCTTTCTCGCGCGTAGAGGCTTCCCTTCCGAGGTGGCCCGTCGGGTCGCGGAGGAGGTGCTCGGTTCCGAGGAAGCCGCTGACTGGTAA
- a CDS encoding Lrp/AsnC ligand binding domain-containing protein codes for MLAAVVLIRAVPGDIPSLARRIANIEGVAEVYSVSGEYDLVAIVRVQEFEQVAQVVTEEIARVPGIERTNTLTAFRVYSRKDLEHAWDMFE; via the coding sequence ATGCTGGCAGCAGTCGTCCTTATCCGTGCAGTCCCCGGTGACATCCCCTCGTTGGCGCGACGGATCGCCAACATCGAGGGAGTGGCGGAGGTCTACTCGGTTTCAGGCGAATACGACCTGGTTGCGATTGTCCGGGTGCAGGAATTCGAGCAGGTCGCGCAGGTCGTCACCGAGGAGATCGCGCGCGTCCCGGGGATCGAGCGGACCAATACCCTCACTGCCTTCCGGGTCTACTCTCGGAAGGATCTCGAGCACGCGTGGGACATGTTCGAGTGA